A DNA window from Sphingomonas profundi contains the following coding sequences:
- a CDS encoding DUF1467 family protein, with the protein MKFSSILALYPLFWSLCLFFVLPFRLRSSAEPDIEVAGQMRGAPPRFSLKRTAIWTTWLSLAVFGLYYLNYVNGWIGPQALDFFTASKPTGV; encoded by the coding sequence ATGAAATTCTCCTCGATCCTCGCTTTGTATCCGCTGTTCTGGTCGCTGTGCCTGTTCTTCGTGCTGCCGTTCCGCCTGCGATCCAGCGCGGAGCCGGACATCGAGGTGGCCGGGCAGATGCGCGGCGCGCCGCCGCGCTTCAGCCTGAAGCGCACGGCGATCTGGACGACATGGCTGTCGCTGGCCGTGTTCGGGCTCTATTATCTCAACTATGTCAACGGCTGGATCGGGCCGCAGGCGCTGGACTTCTTCACGGCCAGCAAGCCGACCGGTGTCTGA
- a CDS encoding ribonuclease J — protein MNVNLYGCQGKWVMVDLGLTFADPAYPGIDLILPDLDFIEKNARDLLGIVLTHGHEDHIGAIPYLAADLGVPLYATPFTAGLIRGKLDEEGLGNKVKLHVIQNEGSFQLGPFGFTYVPLAHSIPEGNALLIETPYGRIMHTGDWKLDEEPLLGTPSTAEELEAIGDKGILALVCDSTNVFNDAASGSEAAVREGLDGVIGAATGRVLVTTFASNAARVQTLGAVAVDTGRKLCVAGRSLDRIIKVAKATGYLRDFPETIGFDEAMRLPPREVMIVATGGQGEARAALARIAFNSHQLKLSEGDTVVFSSKQIPGNEIAIGRIQNALAARNVIMITDRQAHVHVSGHPGRPELALMYKWIRPEILLPVHGEMRHMAEQARFGLSEGVPNAVIQQNGTVIRLAPGGPSLVGHERVGRLILDGDVILPADGSTINERRRISLHGLIAVTVALDGKGQVGGVPAIAIQGIPVEEDRDDFIAEAADAAAGAAADGGRDEAKLREAIRLAVRRRATQWTGKKPVVDVSIIRV, from the coding sequence ATGAACGTCAATCTCTACGGCTGCCAGGGCAAGTGGGTGATGGTCGATCTCGGCCTCACCTTCGCCGATCCGGCCTATCCTGGCATCGACCTGATCCTGCCCGATCTCGACTTCATCGAGAAGAATGCGCGCGACCTGCTCGGCATCGTGCTGACCCACGGGCATGAGGATCATATCGGCGCGATCCCGTATCTGGCCGCCGATCTCGGCGTGCCGCTCTACGCCACGCCGTTCACCGCCGGCCTGATCCGCGGCAAGCTGGATGAGGAGGGGCTGGGCAACAAGGTAAAGCTGCACGTCATCCAGAACGAGGGCTCGTTCCAGCTCGGGCCGTTCGGTTTCACCTACGTGCCGCTCGCCCACTCGATCCCGGAGGGCAATGCGCTGCTGATCGAGACGCCCTACGGCCGCATCATGCACACCGGCGACTGGAAGCTGGACGAGGAGCCGCTGCTCGGCACCCCATCCACCGCCGAGGAGCTGGAGGCGATCGGCGACAAGGGCATCCTCGCGCTCGTCTGCGATTCCACCAACGTGTTCAACGATGCCGCGTCCGGATCGGAGGCGGCGGTGCGTGAGGGGCTGGACGGCGTGATCGGCGCCGCCACCGGCCGCGTGCTCGTCACCACCTTCGCCTCCAATGCGGCGCGGGTGCAGACGTTGGGCGCGGTGGCGGTGGATACCGGCCGCAAGTTGTGCGTGGCCGGGCGCTCGCTCGATCGCATCATCAAGGTGGCCAAGGCGACCGGCTATCTCAGGGACTTTCCCGAGACGATCGGCTTCGACGAGGCGATGCGCCTGCCGCCGCGCGAGGTGATGATCGTGGCGACGGGCGGGCAGGGGGAGGCGCGGGCGGCGCTGGCCCGCATCGCCTTCAACAGCCACCAGCTGAAGCTCTCAGAGGGCGACACGGTCGTCTTCTCGTCCAAGCAGATCCCGGGCAACGAGATCGCGATCGGCCGCATCCAGAACGCGCTGGCGGCCAGGAACGTCATCATGATCACCGATCGTCAGGCCCACGTCCACGTTTCCGGCCATCCCGGGCGGCCGGAGCTTGCCCTGATGTACAAGTGGATCCGGCCCGAGATCCTGCTGCCGGTGCATGGCGAGATGCGCCACATGGCCGAGCAGGCGCGCTTCGGCCTGAGCGAGGGCGTGCCCAATGCGGTGATCCAGCAGAACGGCACGGTGATCCGCCTGGCGCCCGGCGGGCCGTCGCTGGTCGGCCACGAGCGGGTGGGGCGGCTGATCCTGGACGGCGACGTGATCCTGCCGGCCGACGGATCGACGATTAACGAGCGGCGCAGGATCTCGCTGCACGGCCTGATCGCGGTGACGGTAGCGCTCGACGGCAAGGGCCAGGTGGGCGGCGTGCCCGCCATCGCCATTCAGGGCATACCCGTGGAGGAGGATCGCGACGACTTCATCGCCGAGGCGGCCGATGCCGCGGCCGGCGCTGCGGCGGACGGCGGCCGAGACGAGGCGAAACTGCGCGAGGCGATCCGCCTGGCCGTGCGCCGCCGCGCGACGCAGTGGACGGGCAAGAAGCCGGTGGTGGATGTCTCGATCATCCGGGTGTAA
- a CDS encoding type III pantothenate kinase: MLLAIDAGNTNIVFALVADGGDIRARWRIATDARRTADEYAVWLHQLLQLEGHDRGVVTAVIIGTVVPRALHNLQVLASKYFGVTALVAGHPPATYGIELDVVEPSTVGADRALNVIAAHRRYKGDLIVVDFGTATTFDVVDYDGAYKGGIIAPGINLSLDALFAAAAKLPRIAIEPPRDTRVIGRTTEDQMHVGIFWGYVAMMEGLVTRLKAEIGRPAKVIATGGLATLFDQRTAIFDAIEPDLTIQGLGLLYRRATA, from the coding sequence ATGCTGCTTGCCATCGATGCCGGCAACACCAATATCGTCTTCGCGCTGGTGGCGGACGGCGGGGATATCCGCGCGCGCTGGCGCATCGCCACCGATGCCCGCCGCACGGCGGACGAATATGCCGTGTGGCTCCACCAGCTGCTCCAGCTCGAGGGGCATGATCGCGGCGTGGTGACGGCCGTCATCATCGGCACCGTCGTGCCGCGCGCGCTGCACAATCTGCAGGTGCTGGCATCGAAATATTTCGGCGTCACGGCCCTTGTCGCGGGCCACCCGCCCGCCACCTACGGTATCGAGCTCGACGTGGTCGAGCCGAGCACGGTGGGTGCCGATCGCGCGCTCAACGTGATCGCGGCGCACCGCCGCTACAAGGGCGATCTGATCGTGGTCGATTTCGGCACCGCCACAACCTTCGACGTCGTCGATTATGACGGCGCCTACAAGGGCGGCATCATCGCGCCGGGCATCAACCTGTCGCTCGACGCGCTGTTCGCGGCGGCCGCCAAGCTGCCGCGCATCGCCATCGAGCCGCCGCGCGACACCCGCGTGATCGGCCGCACGACCGAGGACCAGATGCATGTCGGCATCTTCTGGGGCTATGTGGCGATGATGGAGGGGCTGGTCACACGGCTGAAGGCGGAGATCGGCCGGCCGGCCAAGGTGATCGCCACCGGCGGCCTGGCCACCCTGTTCGACCAGCGCACCGCCATCTTCGATGCGATCGAGCCCGATCTCACCATCCAGGGCCTCGGCCTGCTCTACCGTCGGGCCACGGCCTGA
- a CDS encoding biotin--[acetyl-CoA-carboxylase] ligase, protein MELRTVPRTGSTNDDVAALAAAGAAEGLWLRAAVQTGGRGRQGRAWDSPTGNLHASTLLRHRAADPPAPTLALVAAVALHEVLSAYTAAPDLRLKWPNDVMLGGAKLSGILLEKAGDAVVIGFGVNLAWHPAGLGRPVTSLPAAGAAAPDPDVFLHDLAGAFARWVSRWRGEGLGPVRGAWLAAAHPIGTPLLARGADGGAIEGLFDGLAEDGALRLRLADGSRHVMHAGDVFAL, encoded by the coding sequence ATCGAGCTGCGCACCGTCCCGCGGACGGGATCGACCAACGACGATGTCGCGGCGCTCGCCGCCGCCGGCGCAGCCGAGGGGTTGTGGCTGCGCGCGGCGGTGCAGACCGGCGGGCGCGGGCGGCAGGGGCGGGCCTGGGACTCCCCTACCGGCAATCTCCACGCGAGCACCCTGCTGCGCCACCGCGCCGCCGATCCGCCGGCGCCCACCCTGGCGCTGGTGGCGGCGGTGGCGCTGCACGAGGTCCTCTCCGCCTATACCGCCGCGCCGGATCTTCGGCTGAAATGGCCCAACGACGTGATGCTGGGCGGCGCCAAGCTCTCCGGCATCCTGCTGGAAAAGGCTGGGGATGCGGTGGTGATCGGCTTCGGCGTGAACCTGGCCTGGCATCCCGCCGGGCTCGGCCGCCCGGTTACGAGCCTGCCCGCCGCCGGCGCCGCGGCGCCCGATCCCGACGTCTTCCTCCACGATCTCGCCGGCGCGTTCGCGCGCTGGGTGTCGCGCTGGCGAGGCGAGGGGCTGGGGCCGGTGCGTGGTGCGTGGCTGGCGGCGGCCCACCCGATCGGCACGCCGCTGCTCGCCAGGGGCGCGGACGGCGGCGCGATCGAGGGCCTGTTCGACGGCCTGGCGGAGGACGGTGCCCTGCGGCTGCGCTTGGCGGATGGATCGCGCCATGTCATGCACGCCGGTGACGTGTTCGCGCTCTGA
- the nuoN gene encoding NADH-quinone oxidoreductase subunit NuoN, with protein MSNASSILLTLPELILSLGSLALLMVAAFMGDRTTRGVSIAAVAILVAATAAAVAPVSGFGDGFGGLYHADAFSAFAKLLIYLAAAVSIMIAPRFFERGGALRAEYPILILLSAIGMGMMVSAGDMLTLYVGLELQSLAAYVLASFMRRDARSAEAGLKYFVLGALASGILLYGISLTYGFTGTTLFGGISAAVADGVSTGELFGLVFVFAGIAFKIAAVPFHMWTPDVYEGAPTPVTAFFASAPKVAAMGLMVRVAVEAMGPASSAWQQIVIFSALASTILGGVAAIGQSNIKRLLAYSSINNVGFALFGLVAGTAEGVAAVMTYMAVYIAMTLGSFLCVLQMRDAGGEPVETIASLAGLSRTRPGLAAAFAVFMFSLAGIPPLFGFWPKFLVFDAVVGVGLWPLAMIGIATSVIGAFYYLKIVKTMYFDEPAPAYAPITSYAEGTLIALSALFVSPLGYLTIPALGAASLAAARALF; from the coding sequence ATGTCCAACGCCTCCTCCATCCTGCTGACCCTGCCGGAGCTGATCCTGTCGCTGGGTTCGCTCGCTTTGCTGATGGTCGCCGCCTTCATGGGCGATCGCACCACCCGCGGCGTCTCGATCGCCGCCGTCGCGATCCTGGTGGCGGCCACCGCCGCCGCCGTAGCGCCGGTCAGCGGATTCGGCGACGGCTTCGGCGGGCTCTACCATGCGGACGCCTTCTCGGCCTTCGCCAAGCTGCTCATCTACCTGGCGGCCGCCGTCTCGATCATGATCGCGCCGCGCTTCTTCGAGCGGGGCGGGGCCCTGCGCGCCGAATATCCGATCCTGATCCTGCTCTCCGCCATCGGCATGGGCATGATGGTGTCGGCCGGCGACATGCTGACCCTCTATGTCGGGCTGGAGCTGCAATCGCTGGCCGCCTATGTGCTGGCCAGCTTCATGCGGCGGGATGCGCGTTCGGCCGAGGCGGGCCTCAAATATTTCGTGCTCGGGGCGCTCGCCTCCGGCATCCTGCTCTACGGCATCTCGCTGACCTACGGCTTCACCGGCACCACCCTGTTCGGCGGGATCTCCGCCGCCGTGGCGGATGGCGTCTCCACGGGCGAGCTGTTCGGCTTGGTGTTCGTGTTCGCCGGCATCGCCTTCAAGATCGCCGCCGTGCCGTTCCACATGTGGACGCCGGACGTGTATGAGGGCGCACCCACGCCCGTCACCGCCTTCTTCGCCTCGGCCCCCAAGGTGGCGGCGATGGGGCTGATGGTGCGGGTGGCGGTGGAGGCGATGGGTCCGGCATCGTCGGCGTGGCAGCAGATCGTGATCTTCTCGGCGCTCGCCTCGACGATCCTCGGCGGCGTCGCCGCGATCGGGCAGAGCAACATCAAGCGGCTGCTGGCCTACTCCTCGATCAACAATGTCGGTTTCGCCCTGTTCGGCCTCGTCGCCGGCACGGCCGAGGGCGTGGCGGCGGTGATGACGTACATGGCCGTCTACATCGCGATGACGCTCGGCAGCTTCCTCTGCGTGCTGCAGATGCGCGACGCCGGTGGCGAGCCGGTGGAGACGATCGCGAGCCTCGCCGGCCTGTCGCGCACGCGGCCGGGGCTGGCGGCGGCGTTCGCGGTGTTCATGTTCAGCCTCGCCGGCATCCCGCCTTTGTTCGGCTTCTGGCCGAAGTTCCTCGTGTTCGATGCGGTCGTCGGCGTCGGTTTGTGGCCGCTGGCGATGATCGGCATCGCCACCTCGGTGATCGGCGCCTTCTATTATCTGAAGATCGTCAAGACGATGTACTTCGACGAGCCGGCACCGGCCTACGCGCCGATCACCAGCTATGCGGAGGGCACGCTGATCGCACTGTCGGCGCTGTTCGTGTCGCCGCTCGGCTATCTGACGATCCCGGCGCTGGGCGCCGCCAGCCTCGCCGCCGCGCGGGCGCTGTTCTGA
- a CDS encoding NADH-quinone oxidoreductase subunit M — translation MTGLPILTILIAVPLAAALWCLFAPGDEAARAANARWAALIATLIDLALGIVLWLGYDAGGPQWQFVEHVDLFGRFAWALGIDGIALLLIMLSVFLMPICIGASWEAITKRVPEYMAAFLLMETLMIGVFAAQDLFLFYIFFEAGLIPMYLIIGIWGGAERIYASYKFFLYTLLGSVLMLIAMLWMARQAGTTDIPTLMAHDFPVQAQTWLFLAFFASFAVKMPMWPVHTWLPDAHVQAPTAGSVILAGVLLKMGGYGFIRFLLPMFPEASAQLFWLVMGLSMVAIVYTSLVALVQTDMKKLIAYSSVAHMAFVTIGLFTFNRQGIEGAMLVMLSHGLVSGALFLCVGIIYDRLHTREIARYGGLANNMPRYAILFLLFTMASVGLPGTSGFVGEFLSLMGSYRANSWVALVATTGIILGAAYMLYLYRRVVYGTLDKPDVMAMRDLTPREIALMVPIALVVLWMGVYPESFIHPMRRDVGVVLARVDRAWPGGDARVTAGSPAAAAAATHGAAGHGAADHAPAAHMPDAPGGAH, via the coding sequence ATGACCGGACTTCCCATCCTCACCATCCTGATCGCGGTGCCGCTGGCGGCGGCGCTCTGGTGCCTGTTCGCGCCCGGCGACGAGGCGGCGCGCGCCGCCAACGCCCGCTGGGCGGCGCTGATCGCCACGCTGATCGATCTCGCGCTCGGCATCGTTCTGTGGCTGGGCTACGACGCGGGCGGCCCGCAGTGGCAGTTCGTCGAGCATGTCGATCTGTTCGGCCGCTTCGCCTGGGCCCTGGGCATCGACGGCATCGCGCTGCTGCTGATCATGCTCTCCGTCTTCCTGATGCCGATCTGCATCGGCGCGTCGTGGGAGGCGATCACCAAGCGCGTGCCGGAGTATATGGCGGCGTTCCTGCTGATGGAAACGCTGATGATCGGTGTGTTCGCGGCGCAGGACCTGTTCCTGTTCTATATCTTCTTCGAGGCCGGCCTGATCCCGATGTACCTGATCATCGGCATCTGGGGCGGTGCCGAGCGGATCTACGCGAGCTACAAATTCTTCCTCTACACCCTGCTCGGATCGGTGCTGATGCTGATCGCGATGCTGTGGATGGCCCGCCAGGCCGGCACCACCGACATCCCGACCTTGATGGCGCACGACTTCCCGGTCCAAGCGCAGACATGGCTGTTCCTCGCCTTCTTCGCCTCCTTTGCGGTGAAGATGCCGATGTGGCCGGTGCATACCTGGCTGCCCGACGCGCACGTGCAGGCGCCCACGGCGGGCTCGGTGATCCTGGCCGGCGTGCTGCTGAAGATGGGCGGCTACGGCTTCATCCGCTTTCTGCTGCCGATGTTTCCGGAAGCGTCGGCGCAGCTGTTCTGGCTCGTGATGGGCCTGTCGATGGTGGCGATCGTCTACACCTCGCTCGTCGCGCTGGTGCAGACGGACATGAAGAAGCTGATCGCCTACTCGTCGGTAGCGCACATGGCGTTCGTGACGATCGGCCTGTTCACCTTCAACCGCCAGGGCATCGAGGGCGCGATGCTGGTGATGCTGAGCCACGGCCTCGTTTCCGGCGCGTTGTTCCTGTGCGTCGGCATCATCTACGATCGGCTGCACACGCGCGAGATCGCGCGCTATGGCGGCCTCGCCAACAACATGCCGCGCTACGCCATCCTGTTCCTGCTGTTCACGATGGCGTCCGTCGGCCTGCCGGGCACCAGCGGCTTCGTCGGCGAGTTCCTGTCGCTGATGGGATCGTACCGGGCGAACAGCTGGGTGGCGCTGGTCGCGACGACCGGCATAATCCTGGGCGCGGCATACATGCTCTACCTCTACCGCCGCGTCGTCTACGGCACGCTCGACAAGCCGGACGTGATGGCCATGCGTGATCTCACGCCGCGCGAGATCGCGCTGATGGTGCCGATCGCCCTGGTCGTGCTGTGGATGGGCGTCTATCCGGAGAGCTTCATCCACCCGATGCGGCGCGACGTGGGCGTCGTGCTGGCCCGCGTCGATCGCGCATGGCCCGGCGGCGACGCTAGGGTGACGGCCGGTTCTCCCGCAGCGGCCGCGGCCGCCACGCACGGGGCGGCCGGTCATGGCGCCGCCGATCACGCGCCCGCCGCGCACATGCCCGACGCGCCGGGGGGGGCGCACTGA
- the nuoL gene encoding NADH-quinone oxidoreductase subunit L: protein MIKLIVFLPLLAAIVGGLGNRALGNTIVKSLTTGLLFASCALSWPIFLGFLGGGTTAYVEPVLTFIRSGDMTVDWALRVDTLTAVMLVVVTSVSALVHLYSWGYMAEDPDQPRFFAYLSLFTFAMLMLVTSDNLVQMFFGWEGVGLASYLLIGFWYYKPSANAAAIKAFVVNRVGDFGFSLGIFGTFLVFGTVSIPAILAAAPGMAGSTIGFLGGRVDTMTLLCLLLFVGAMGKSAQLGLHTWLPDAMEGPTPVSALIHAATMVTAGVFMVCRLSPMFEVSPTALTVVTYVGAATALFAATVGTVQTDIKRVIAYSTCSQLGYMFFAAGVGAYGAAMFHLLTHAFFKALLFLGAGSVIHAMHHEQDMRFYGGLRKHIPLTFFAMTAGTLAITGVGIVDIFGFAGFYSKDAIIEASYAAGTTAGGIAFFVAVFAALLTSFYSWRLVFLTFFGEARWAASEHIQHAVHDAHGHGGHAHDDHGHHDHHATAAQAHADADHAAPAEGAGGEPHPHDPGAEDVKHGTAGYHPHESPITMLIPLGVLSFGAIFAGFLFHLPFLDAERGAEFWRGSVAFNAHLMHAMHGVPLWVKLSATVVMLTGFLIALWAYILDTSIPGKFTAMFRGLYAFLLNKWYFDELYDVLFVRPAFWFGRFFWKRGDQGTIDRFGPNGVARLVVGGGAAARRLQSGYLYTYALVMLLGLAAAATWAMTR from the coding sequence GTGATCAAGCTCATCGTCTTCCTGCCGCTGCTGGCCGCGATCGTCGGCGGGCTGGGCAATCGCGCGCTCGGCAACACGATCGTCAAGTCGCTGACGACGGGGCTGCTGTTCGCCTCCTGCGCGCTCAGCTGGCCGATCTTCCTGGGGTTCCTCGGCGGCGGCACCACCGCCTATGTCGAGCCGGTGCTCACCTTCATCCGCTCCGGCGACATGACGGTGGACTGGGCGCTGCGCGTGGATACGCTGACGGCGGTGATGCTGGTGGTGGTGACGAGCGTCTCCGCTCTCGTCCACCTCTACAGCTGGGGCTATATGGCGGAGGATCCGGACCAGCCGCGCTTCTTCGCCTATCTGTCGCTGTTCACCTTCGCGATGCTGATGCTGGTGACGTCGGACAATCTGGTGCAGATGTTCTTCGGCTGGGAAGGGGTGGGCCTCGCTTCCTATCTGCTGATCGGCTTCTGGTACTATAAGCCCTCGGCCAACGCGGCGGCGATCAAGGCGTTCGTCGTCAATCGGGTCGGTGATTTCGGCTTCTCGCTGGGCATATTCGGCACGTTCCTGGTGTTCGGCACCGTCTCCATCCCGGCGATCCTTGCGGCGGCGCCGGGCATGGCGGGATCGACGATCGGCTTCCTCGGCGGTCGGGTCGATACGATGACCCTGCTGTGCCTGCTGCTGTTCGTCGGCGCGATGGGCAAGTCGGCCCAGCTCGGCCTCCACACCTGGCTGCCGGATGCGATGGAAGGCCCCACGCCGGTCTCCGCGCTGATCCACGCCGCCACGATGGTGACGGCGGGCGTGTTCATGGTGTGCCGCCTCTCGCCGATGTTCGAGGTGAGCCCGACGGCGCTGACCGTCGTCACCTATGTCGGCGCGGCGACGGCGCTGTTCGCCGCGACCGTCGGCACGGTGCAGACGGACATCAAGCGGGTGATCGCCTATTCCACCTGTTCGCAGCTGGGCTACATGTTCTTCGCCGCCGGCGTCGGCGCCTATGGCGCGGCGATGTTCCACCTGCTCACCCACGCCTTCTTCAAGGCCCTGCTGTTCCTGGGTGCGGGATCGGTGATCCACGCGATGCATCACGAACAGGACATGCGCTTCTACGGCGGCTTGCGGAAGCACATCCCGCTCACCTTCTTCGCCATGACGGCGGGCACGCTGGCGATCACCGGAGTCGGCATCGTCGACATATTCGGGTTCGCCGGCTTCTACTCCAAGGACGCGATCATCGAGGCGAGCTATGCGGCGGGCACGACGGCGGGTGGCATCGCCTTCTTCGTCGCGGTGTTCGCGGCGCTGCTGACCAGCTTCTACTCGTGGCGGCTGGTGTTCCTCACCTTCTTCGGCGAGGCGCGCTGGGCCGCGTCCGAGCATATCCAGCATGCGGTGCACGACGCGCACGGGCATGGCGGCCACGCGCACGACGATCACGGGCATCACGATCATCACGCGACGGCGGCGCAGGCCCATGCGGATGCCGATCATGCGGCGCCGGCCGAGGGGGCCGGCGGCGAGCCTCACCCGCACGATCCGGGCGCGGAAGATGTGAAGCACGGCACCGCCGGCTATCATCCGCACGAGAGCCCGATCACGATGCTGATCCCGCTGGGCGTGCTCTCCTTCGGGGCGATATTCGCCGGCTTCCTGTTCCACCTGCCGTTCCTGGATGCGGAGCGCGGCGCCGAGTTCTGGCGCGGCTCGGTCGCGTTCAACGCGCATCTGATGCACGCGATGCACGGCGTGCCGCTGTGGGTGAAGCTCTCCGCCACGGTGGTGATGCTCACCGGCTTCCTGATCGCGCTCTGGGCCTATATTCTTGACACGAGCATACCGGGCAAGTTCACCGCCATGTTCCGCGGGCTCTATGCCTTCCTGCTCAACAAATGGTATTTCGACGAGCTGTACGACGTGCTGTTCGTCCGCCCCGCTTTCTGGTTCGGGCGCTTCTTCTGGAAGCGCGGCGACCAGGGCACGATCGATCGCTTCGGGCCTAACGGCGTGGCGCGGCTGGTGGTGGGCGGCGGCGCGGCGGCGCGGCGGCTGCAATCGGGCTACCTCTATACCTATGCATTGGTGATGCTGCTCGGCCTCGCCGCGGCCGCGACCTGGGCGATGACGCGCTGA
- the nuoK gene encoding NADH-quinone oxidoreductase subunit NuoK, with translation MIGIQHFLFVSAILFVMGVFGIFLNRKNVIIILMAIELILLSVNINLVAFSAYLHDLVGQVFAMFVLTVAAGEAAIGLAILVIYFRGRGTIAVDDINRMKG, from the coding sequence ATGATCGGCATCCAGCACTTCCTGTTCGTCTCGGCGATCCTGTTCGTGATGGGGGTGTTCGGCATCTTCCTGAACCGCAAGAACGTCATCATCATCCTGATGGCGATCGAGCTGATCCTGCTCAGCGTGAACATCAATCTCGTCGCCTTCTCGGCCTATCTCCACGATCTCGTCGGGCAGGTGTTCGCGATGTTCGTGCTGACGGTGGCGGCCGGCGAGGCGGCGATCGGCCTTGCCATCCTCGTCATCTACTTTCGCGGCCGCGGCACGATCGCGGTTGACGACATCAACCGGATGAAGGGCTGA
- a CDS encoding NADH-quinone oxidoreductase subunit J — translation MIQTIAFYLFATIVIASGGLTILARNPVHSVLWLILAFFNAAGLMVLVGAEFIAMLLVIVYVGAVAVLFLFVVMMLDIDFAELRSGFARYLPFGILLVVVLATEMIFAVSAWSAGGIALSASVAPIPEEVPNIQAIGTLIYTRYLFIFEGAGLVLLVAMIGAIVLTHRTRSGVRPQNVSRQVQRRPQDATRNASPAVGQGVEL, via the coding sequence GTGATCCAGACGATCGCCTTCTATCTGTTCGCCACGATCGTGATCGCCTCCGGCGGTCTCACGATCCTGGCGCGCAACCCGGTGCACAGCGTGCTCTGGCTGATCCTCGCCTTCTTCAACGCGGCGGGGCTGATGGTGCTGGTGGGCGCGGAGTTCATCGCGATGCTGCTGGTGATCGTCTACGTCGGCGCGGTCGCGGTGCTGTTCCTGTTCGTCGTGATGATGCTGGACATCGATTTCGCCGAGCTGCGATCCGGCTTCGCGCGCTACCTGCCGTTCGGCATCCTGCTGGTGGTGGTGCTGGCGACGGAGATGATCTTCGCCGTTTCCGCTTGGAGCGCCGGCGGCATCGCGCTCTCCGCCAGCGTCGCGCCGATCCCGGAAGAGGTGCCGAACATCCAGGCGATCGGCACGCTGATCTACACGCGCTACCTGTTCATCTTCGAGGGCGCCGGCCTCGTCCTGCTCGTGGCGATGATCGGCGCGATCGTGCTCACCCATCGCACGCGCAGCGGCGTGCGGCCGCAGAACGTGTCGCGGCAGGTGCAGCGCCGCCCGCAGGACGCCACGCGCAACGCGAGCCCGGCCGTCGGGCAGGGGGTGGAGCTATGA
- the nuoI gene encoding NADH-quinone oxidoreductase subunit NuoI: MGLAHLVKSFTLWEFVKAHAVTLRYFFKPKATINYPYEKNPLSPRFRGEHALRRYPNGEERCIACKLCEAVCPAQAITIEAEPRDDGSRRTTRYDIDMTKCIFCGFCQEACPVDAIVEGPNFEYSTETREELIYDKGKLLANGDRWERSLAANLAADAPYR; encoded by the coding sequence ATGGGCCTCGCGCATCTCGTCAAGTCGTTCACCTTGTGGGAGTTCGTGAAGGCGCATGCCGTCACGCTGCGCTACTTCTTCAAGCCGAAGGCGACGATCAACTACCCCTATGAGAAGAACCCGCTCTCGCCGCGCTTCCGTGGCGAGCATGCGCTGCGCCGCTACCCGAACGGCGAGGAGCGGTGCATCGCGTGCAAGCTGTGCGAGGCGGTGTGCCCGGCGCAGGCGATCACGATCGAGGCGGAGCCGCGCGACGACGGCAGCCGGCGCACCACGCGCTACGACATCGACATGACGAAGTGCATCTTCTGCGGCTTCTGCCAGGAAGCCTGCCCGGTGGACGCGATCGTGGAAGGGCCGAACTTCGAATATTCGACCGAGACGCGCGAGGAGCTGATCTACGACAAGGGCAAGCTGCTGGCGAACGGCGACCGATGGGAGCGTTCGCTGGCCGCGAACCTTGCCGCCGACGCACCCTATCGTTAA